A region of Methanocorpusculum labreanum Z DNA encodes the following proteins:
- the fdhD gene encoding formate dehydrogenase accessory sulfurtransferase FdhD, whose translation MQESAESNTDPAQGTTMSLQETTTDTSGMTEKLPAVLWNEGEVTHICDTAAREEEIVLYLNGREYLHIVASPNMLLEFGAGYFTAAGIAEKILSVRIDDKNVFVEADLFPGAGPREGFAPAEKKGHVVSELLITPEEIFAVRKAMDVDVWRQTGGLHCAALWHDHKIIAVSSDIGRHNAVDKLIGFMTLQGIPPGECVLGCTGRQPKGMVMKAVNAGIPVIVGRTAVTYPGAMLAKEEGVTLIGFTRENRFTVYSHPERIAGFPAEEPENGKGTENNGELLLSGWQYDKGSVKPAVDVVVLEDTVTLYLNGEKYLDNTATLESLEELGAGFFIAAGITKKIRSVKVRDADIFVEADEVAEVCGKMESAGGFCPRESAVNVEGGITISPEEIFTVREQINTEEWDKTGALHCAVLYYQGEVVYSANDIGRHNAVDKVIGYMTLHRLPAGKCVLGCTGRMPHGMVSKAANAGIPVIVSRAATTSTGAALAERSGITLICFTRPPRFTVYSHPERIVGLGYEKGI comes from the coding sequence ATGCAGGAATCTGCAGAAAGTAATACCGATCCGGCACAAGGAACGACCATGAGCCTGCAAGAGACAACGACCGATACCAGCGGGATGACCGAAAAACTTCCGGCAGTTCTCTGGAACGAAGGAGAAGTCACGCACATCTGCGACACTGCCGCACGGGAAGAGGAGATCGTGCTGTATCTGAACGGCAGAGAGTATCTGCACATCGTGGCAAGTCCAAATATGCTGCTGGAGTTTGGCGCCGGGTATTTCACTGCGGCAGGGATCGCCGAAAAAATCCTTTCAGTCAGGATAGACGACAAAAACGTGTTTGTGGAGGCGGATCTATTTCCGGGCGCCGGACCCCGCGAAGGATTTGCCCCGGCAGAGAAAAAAGGTCATGTAGTTTCAGAACTGCTGATAACCCCGGAAGAGATCTTTGCCGTACGAAAAGCCATGGACGTGGATGTCTGGCGGCAGACAGGCGGACTTCACTGCGCCGCATTGTGGCATGATCACAAAATTATCGCCGTGTCAAGCGATATCGGAAGACACAACGCCGTCGATAAACTGATTGGATTCATGACGCTGCAGGGAATCCCCCCGGGAGAGTGCGTTCTTGGATGTACCGGGAGGCAGCCGAAAGGGATGGTCATGAAGGCGGTGAATGCCGGGATCCCCGTGATCGTCGGCAGGACCGCGGTGACATACCCCGGGGCGATGCTCGCAAAAGAGGAGGGCGTGACCTTAATCGGCTTTACCCGGGAGAACCGGTTTACCGTCTACTCACACCCTGAAAGGATCGCCGGGTTCCCTGCAGAAGAACCGGAGAACGGAAAAGGAACAGAAAATAACGGCGAGCTCCTTCTTTCCGGCTGGCAGTACGACAAAGGATCGGTGAAACCCGCCGTCGATGTGGTCGTTTTGGAGGACACGGTCACTCTGTATCTGAACGGAGAAAAATATCTGGATAATACGGCAACGCTGGAATCTCTCGAAGAACTCGGCGCCGGATTTTTCATAGCCGCAGGGATCACCAAGAAAATCCGGTCGGTGAAAGTCCGGGACGCGGATATTTTCGTGGAGGCGGACGAGGTCGCCGAAGTCTGCGGTAAAATGGAATCGGCCGGAGGTTTTTGTCCCCGCGAGTCCGCAGTAAACGTGGAAGGCGGCATTACGATTTCGCCGGAGGAAATTTTTACCGTCCGCGAACAGATCAACACCGAGGAGTGGGACAAGACCGGAGCTCTGCACTGCGCCGTTTTGTATTATCAGGGAGAAGTTGTTTATTCCGCCAACGACATCGGCAGGCATAATGCCGTAGACAAGGTCATCGGATATATGACCTTACATCGGCTGCCTGCAGGAAAATGTGTTCTTGGATGCACAGGCCGCATGCCGCACGGTATGGTTTCCAAAGCGGCAAATGCCGGAATCCCGGTCATTGTATCCCGTGCTGCGACGACGAGCACTGGAGCGGCGCTTGCCGAACGATCCGGGATCACGCTCATCTGTTTCACGAGACCACCCCGGTTCACCGTTTACTCGCATCCGGAACGGATCGTCGGCCTTGGATACGAAAAAGGCATCTAA
- a CDS encoding TrmB family transcriptional regulator encodes MQEFVEKLKSIGMTENEAKVYAVLFELKVATAREMHEISKVPRNKVYEALAALEEKGFVGTAEEAGPSRFFIHDITKTFNRLRQENLERLNDVEQYLHSRITFQHNRPLLSHTLQNTWAIDSHLRMMFNRSKKEIVMICHDTAYVKKHILNLKNLSKKIDLYLIVPDDTDPDMFPIRCYKLQPEMKEFMDARNTDGFGTEPEFQLTIHADRQDTLIIGKLDGREIGIFSAGNPSVSILVKYLLKNIIPLTKETASEQPDQAA; translated from the coding sequence ATGCAGGAGTTCGTTGAAAAACTGAAATCGATCGGAATGACCGAAAACGAGGCAAAAGTCTACGCGGTTCTTTTCGAACTGAAGGTAGCGACCGCCCGGGAGATGCACGAGATCAGCAAGGTGCCGCGAAACAAAGTCTACGAAGCACTCGCCGCTCTTGAAGAGAAGGGATTTGTCGGTACGGCAGAAGAAGCAGGACCTTCTCGGTTTTTTATCCACGACATCACCAAGACGTTCAACCGGTTAAGACAGGAGAATCTCGAACGGCTCAATGACGTCGAACAGTATCTCCATTCAAGAATCACCTTCCAGCACAACCGCCCGCTGCTCTCGCACACTCTCCAGAATACCTGGGCAATCGACAGTCATCTTCGGATGATGTTCAACAGAAGCAAAAAAGAGATCGTGATGATCTGTCACGACACGGCCTATGTGAAAAAACATATCTTGAACCTGAAAAATCTCTCGAAAAAGATCGACCTCTATTTAATCGTCCCGGACGACACCGACCCGGATATGTTTCCAATAAGGTGCTACAAACTTCAGCCCGAGATGAAGGAGTTCATGGATGCGCGAAATACCGACGGGTTCGGGACGGAACCAGAGTTCCAGCTGACCATCCATGCAGACCGGCAGGACACGCTGATCATCGGTAAACTGGACGGACGGGAGATCGGGATCTTTTCCGCAGGCAATCCGTCGGTCTCCATTTTGGTAAAATACCTGCTCAAAAACATTATTCCGCTCACCAAAGAAACAGCCTCGGAACAGCCGGATCAGGCCGCCTGA
- a CDS encoding cation-translocating P-type ATPase yields the protein MEKVEHPWSLDTDELRRALTCDTETGLDAADAKRRLQESGSNTITEFKKISFFKILLEELKEPLIVVTILIGILYSIWGQIGDTIMIICLILLVTLVEVYTEFKAKKSMEALKKLAAPTTWVIRNGKPDEIPAAEVVPGDLMILKSGVRVSADVRIVTSQGLEVDESQLTGESMGVGKDERPIPQETGLNDRTNMIHMGSVILKGNGTGIAVRTGMDTELGRIAGLTQEASDPKTPMQKSTLHLTKNLIGLAVIFTIAIPILGFFRGLPLQDMILTGLSLALATIPEELPIIMTMLLGFGAIQLAGKHVLIRRTKAAETLGSVTIIATDKTGTLTENKMSIESWTAENEKQLFTIGVLMADVSVDHEGNFLGDPMDKTVVEQAGLLGLERTALLKEYTLMEDAGFDGAKKIFLMRYDHAGTPVDLIKGAPESVFALSKPDPDLETRLNNSIKSGFRTIAAGFKSPSEEKYTIAGLISFDDPIREEVKPAIREFSSAGVRVMMITGDHAGTAARVADEAGITVDTVLTGEEIRGMSSEALCDAVSRCNVFARITPEEKLRIVTALHENGEVVAVTGDGINDAPALKAADIGISFGIAGTDVAKEASDMILANDDFTALVDAIKEGRRLYENMFKCIMYTLASKIGLVFMLLIPILLDVPLPFAPIQIIIMELFMDLFASTSFVVEPAESDLLKQKPRDPGEKFMNKKMISGIFTGSLTLIAVVLFVYFFSWFTTGDLGAAQTYAFVAWLFCHVLLAMNMRTSRVPLIRVGYFSSKAMNIWVIGVIVFLLLVLNVPFFIEYLKLSQVGLLPVVGIVLLSFAATYWIEIRKLLRVKKGGAGGSGSLV from the coding sequence ATGGAAAAGGTAGAACATCCCTGGTCATTGGATACCGACGAACTTCGGCGTGCCCTCACCTGCGATACAGAGACAGGGCTTGATGCTGCGGACGCAAAACGACGACTCCAAGAGTCCGGGTCGAACACCATAACCGAGTTTAAAAAAATCTCTTTTTTCAAAATACTGCTCGAAGAACTCAAAGAACCGCTGATCGTGGTCACGATTCTGATAGGCATCCTCTACAGCATATGGGGACAGATCGGCGACACCATCATGATCATTTGCCTCATTCTGCTCGTCACGCTCGTCGAGGTCTACACCGAGTTCAAAGCCAAAAAAAGTATGGAGGCTCTGAAAAAACTGGCGGCGCCGACGACCTGGGTCATAAGAAACGGCAAACCCGACGAGATCCCGGCTGCCGAGGTCGTGCCCGGCGATCTGATGATCTTAAAGAGCGGCGTTCGGGTAAGTGCCGATGTCCGTATCGTGACATCGCAGGGCCTCGAGGTCGACGAGTCGCAGCTCACCGGCGAGTCGATGGGTGTCGGAAAAGACGAAAGGCCGATCCCGCAGGAGACGGGGCTCAACGACCGAACCAACATGATCCACATGGGAAGCGTGATCCTGAAAGGAAACGGGACCGGTATCGCGGTACGTACAGGGATGGATACCGAACTGGGAAGAATCGCCGGCCTTACGCAGGAGGCGAGCGACCCGAAAACGCCGATGCAGAAATCCACCCTGCATTTGACCAAAAATCTGATCGGGCTTGCGGTCATCTTCACCATCGCCATCCCCATCCTCGGATTTTTTCGCGGTCTCCCCCTTCAGGACATGATCCTCACCGGTCTTTCCCTTGCTCTCGCGACGATCCCCGAGGAACTTCCCATCATCATGACGATGCTGCTTGGCTTTGGGGCGATCCAGCTTGCAGGAAAACACGTCCTCATCCGCCGGACGAAGGCCGCCGAGACTCTCGGCAGCGTTACGATAATTGCGACCGACAAGACCGGCACGCTGACGGAAAACAAAATGAGCATCGAGTCATGGACCGCCGAAAACGAAAAGCAGCTTTTCACCATCGGCGTTCTGATGGCGGATGTCTCCGTCGATCACGAGGGGAACTTTCTGGGCGACCCGATGGACAAGACCGTCGTCGAACAGGCCGGCCTGCTTGGGCTCGAACGAACCGCACTGCTGAAAGAGTACACGCTGATGGAGGATGCAGGCTTCGACGGCGCGAAAAAAATCTTTTTGATGCGGTATGACCATGCCGGAACTCCCGTCGATCTCATCAAAGGGGCCCCTGAAAGCGTGTTTGCTTTGTCGAAACCGGATCCTGATCTGGAAACCAGGCTCAATAACTCGATCAAATCGGGATTTCGCACGATCGCCGCCGGATTTAAATCCCCGTCCGAGGAGAAATACACGATCGCCGGTCTGATCAGTTTCGACGATCCGATCCGTGAAGAAGTCAAACCGGCGATCCGGGAGTTTTCCAGTGCCGGCGTTCGGGTCATGATGATCACGGGCGATCATGCGGGAACGGCGGCCCGGGTGGCGGACGAGGCGGGGATCACCGTCGACACCGTTCTGACCGGTGAAGAAATCCGCGGGATGTCCTCCGAAGCACTTTGCGACGCCGTTTCCCGCTGTAATGTTTTTGCGAGGATCACCCCGGAAGAAAAACTCAGGATCGTTACCGCCCTGCACGAAAACGGGGAAGTTGTGGCCGTGACCGGGGACGGGATCAACGACGCTCCGGCTTTGAAAGCCGCCGACATCGGGATATCGTTTGGTATTGCGGGGACCGACGTCGCAAAGGAAGCGTCCGATATGATCCTCGCAAATGACGACTTCACCGCCCTCGTGGACGCCATCAAAGAAGGCAGACGGCTGTACGAGAATATGTTCAAGTGCATCATGTACACGCTCGCAAGCAAAATCGGTCTGGTCTTCATGCTTTTGATCCCGATCCTTCTGGACGTGCCGCTCCCGTTTGCCCCGATCCAGATCATCATCATGGAGCTTTTCATGGATCTTTTCGCGTCCACGTCCTTTGTCGTGGAGCCGGCCGAATCGGATCTCTTAAAGCAGAAACCGCGTGATCCGGGCGAGAAGTTCATGAACAAAAAGATGATCTCCGGTATTTTTACCGGCAGCCTGACGCTGATCGCGGTCGTTTTGTTCGTCTACTTCTTCAGCTGGTTTACGACCGGGGACCTTGGCGCTGCCCAGACGTATGCGTTCGTCGCCTGGCTCTTCTGCCATGTTCTTCTGGCAATGAATATGCGGACCAGCCGCGTGCCGCTGATCCGGGTCGGGTATTTCTCCAGCAAAGCGATGAACATCTGGGTGATCGGCGTGATCGTTTTCCTGCTCCTGGTCCTGAACGTTCCGTTCTTTATCGAATACCTGAAGTTATCCCAGGTAGGTCTGCTGCCGGTCGTCGGCATCGTTCTTCTGTCGTTTGCTGCGACCTACTGGATCGAGATCAGGAAATTACTGCGGGTAAAAAAGGGCGGGGCCGGAGGGTCCGGTTCGCTCGTATAA
- a CDS encoding pyridoxal phosphate-dependent aminotransferase: MTDFASRVTSIDISGIRKMFESAAPGSINMGLGQPDFDTPENIKNAAFKAIAEGKTGYTNNAGIDELRAAIAAKLKTENGLSYQPADILITAGGSGALHAAIFSLVENGQKVVFNNPGFVSYGSLATLAGGIPDPVALKPDLHLDIEALKEHFSDKNTKVMVLNSPANPTGAVETKETIKAVVESAADYGVTVLSDEVYEKFCYGDTEFVSAARFGENVVTINAASKTYAMTGWRIGFMAASREIIDQAVKIQQYSLACPTSIAQYAALEAYTGDQSSIGVMKKEYEARRNLLIGGLREMGISVEMPEGAFYAFPKLDLDTVMKIVEAGVIITPGAAFGSKGVGYARMSYATSQENIKIALDRIRTVVA; this comes from the coding sequence ATGACAGATTTTGCTTCACGTGTAACATCCATCGACATCTCGGGGATCAGAAAGATGTTCGAATCGGCGGCTCCCGGATCCATCAACATGGGTCTCGGCCAGCCGGATTTCGACACCCCGGAGAATATCAAAAACGCTGCGTTCAAAGCCATTGCCGAGGGCAAAACCGGATATACGAACAATGCGGGAATTGACGAACTTCGTGCCGCAATAGCTGCAAAACTCAAGACGGAAAACGGACTCTCGTATCAACCTGCCGACATCCTGATCACGGCCGGCGGGTCGGGCGCACTGCACGCCGCGATCTTTTCACTCGTTGAAAACGGACAGAAAGTCGTCTTCAACAATCCGGGATTCGTCTCCTACGGCTCTCTTGCGACGCTTGCCGGCGGCATCCCCGACCCGGTTGCCCTCAAACCAGATCTCCATCTGGATATCGAGGCACTTAAAGAACACTTCTCCGACAAGAACACCAAAGTCATGGTCTTAAACAGCCCGGCAAATCCTACCGGAGCAGTCGAAACGAAAGAGACGATCAAGGCGGTCGTCGAATCCGCCGCGGATTACGGCGTCACCGTTCTTTCCGACGAAGTGTACGAGAAGTTCTGCTACGGAGACACCGAGTTCGTCAGCGCTGCAAGATTCGGCGAGAATGTCGTCACGATCAACGCGGCAAGCAAGACCTATGCGATGACCGGCTGGCGTATCGGATTTATGGCAGCTTCCCGGGAGATCATCGACCAGGCGGTCAAAATCCAGCAGTACTCGCTTGCCTGCCCGACATCGATCGCCCAGTATGCGGCGCTCGAGGCATACACCGGAGACCAGTCTTCCATCGGCGTTATGAAAAAGGAGTATGAGGCACGCAGAAATCTCCTTATCGGCGGACTTCGCGAGATGGGGATCTCGGTCGAGATGCCGGAAGGAGCGTTCTATGCGTTCCCGAAACTCGACCTCGACACGGTAATGAAGATCGTAGAGGCGGGCGTCATCATCACGCCGGGAGCCGCTTTCGGCTCGAAGGGTGTAGGATATGCCCGTATGAGTTATGCAACGTCTCAGGAAAATATAAAAATCGCTCTTGACAGAATACGAACGGTCGTGGCGTAA
- a CDS encoding nitroreductase family protein produces the protein MDLSEFQNFLATRYSVREYEPDCLTEEELEYLLQAASSAPSAGNLEAWDVVVVTDPSQLEILGDAAGNQHQIPDAGSALVVCANYVRSMSRYGDRGILFAVQDATIAATYMMLAAHALRLHTCWIGAFDENEVKEALDLPTHIRPVAILSVGRGMPPESHPERMDPEGHTHFDFW, from the coding sequence ATGGACTTATCTGAATTCCAGAACTTCCTTGCGACCCGCTACTCGGTCCGCGAGTACGAACCCGACTGTCTCACCGAAGAGGAGCTGGAGTATCTTCTTCAGGCCGCTTCATCAGCCCCTTCGGCCGGAAACCTCGAAGCATGGGACGTCGTCGTCGTGACCGATCCAAGCCAGCTCGAGATCCTCGGAGATGCTGCAGGAAACCAGCACCAGATCCCTGACGCGGGTTCCGCCCTTGTCGTCTGCGCAAATTACGTCCGGTCGATGTCCAGATACGGCGACAGAGGGATCCTTTTCGCCGTTCAGGATGCCACGATCGCCGCGACCTACATGATGCTTGCGGCACACGCCCTTCGCCTGCACACCTGCTGGATCGGAGCATTCGACGAGAACGAAGTCAAAGAGGCTCTTGATCTTCCAACCCACATCCGGCCGGTCGCCATCCTCTCCGTCGGCAGAGGGATGCCGCCTGAATCACACCCCGAGCGGATGGATCCTGAGGGTCACACCCATTTCGATTTCTGGTAG
- a CDS encoding cyclase family protein: MNIIDLTHAMEKGMPCFHADWHTAFSSETLGTIESVGRNTKKLTLGSHTGTHMDAPKHFISDGITIPEIPLSTLFGDVTLIDLRSLADDTEVTIEMLHGIPLHERVICVFGWDKHWTTGDYYAKYPYFSEEAAQYLVDSGVKLLGLDTPSPDNSKTPLHAENDSVIHKLFLKNGVILVEYLAASKITDYTAEYQIAALPMKIKDSDGAPARVLLIEKEK, translated from the coding sequence ATGAATATCATTGACTTAACCCATGCGATGGAAAAAGGAATGCCCTGCTTCCATGCGGACTGGCACACGGCGTTCTCTTCTGAAACGCTTGGAACGATTGAATCGGTCGGAAGAAACACGAAAAAACTGACGCTCGGCAGTCACACCGGCACCCATATGGATGCACCGAAGCATTTCATCTCCGACGGGATAACGATCCCCGAGATCCCCTTATCAACGCTTTTTGGCGATGTGACCCTCATCGATCTCCGAAGTCTTGCAGACGATACAGAGGTCACAATTGAGATGCTTCACGGGATACCGCTGCACGAGCGGGTCATCTGCGTTTTTGGATGGGACAAGCACTGGACCACCGGGGATTATTATGCGAAGTATCCGTACTTCAGCGAAGAGGCGGCGCAGTATCTCGTCGATTCGGGCGTGAAACTCCTCGGACTGGACACCCCGTCGCCCGACAACAGCAAAACGCCCCTTCATGCAGAAAACGATTCCGTGATCCATAAACTGTTTTTGAAAAACGGCGTGATCCTCGTCGAGTATCTGGCAGCGTCCAAAATAACCGATTACACCGCCGAGTATCAGATCGCGGCGCTCCCGATGAAGATCAAAGACAGCGACGGAGCACCGGCGCGGGTCCTTCTCATCGAGAAGGAAAAATAA
- a CDS encoding 4-hydroxy-2-oxovalerate aldolase has product MEILDTTIRDGGYAVDFNFSCSDVRNISSKLEGMGIGLIEIGHGMGLNASSPKNGIAAQTDEEYMRAAGEVLTKSKFGMFCIPGIARLEDLQLAVDCGASFIRVGINADQIPLTEPYIREAKDLGLTVMTNYMKSYVLTPDEFAQNVMLSEKYGADCVYIVDSAGGMFPGEIQEYYDTIREYSSIQLGFHGHNNLGLAVANSVYCAKLGFDFIDCSLQGLGRSSGNACTEMFLAILEKNGYRTDVDLVELFSAGYDLLRPITNKDLTDPLDYVCGYAGFHTSYLNQINTCAEEFDVNPFRLIIEYSKYDQANMDYDKLCSMAMTMQKNSRLRQLDHPICPNCAS; this is encoded by the coding sequence ATGGAAATACTAGATACAACCATTAGGGACGGGGGATATGCAGTTGATTTCAACTTCTCCTGTTCAGACGTTAGAAACATCTCTTCCAAGCTGGAAGGGATGGGCATAGGATTGATCGAAATCGGACACGGGATGGGACTGAACGCCAGTTCTCCCAAAAACGGCATCGCCGCCCAGACCGACGAGGAATACATGCGTGCGGCCGGAGAGGTGCTGACGAAATCCAAATTCGGAATGTTCTGCATTCCGGGCATCGCACGACTGGAGGATCTGCAGCTCGCCGTCGACTGCGGGGCCTCGTTTATCAGGGTCGGCATCAATGCGGATCAGATCCCGCTGACCGAACCGTACATCCGCGAAGCAAAAGACCTCGGCTTAACGGTGATGACGAACTACATGAAGTCGTATGTTCTCACACCCGACGAGTTTGCGCAAAACGTCATGCTTTCAGAAAAATACGGGGCAGACTGCGTGTATATCGTCGACTCGGCCGGGGGCATGTTCCCGGGCGAAATACAGGAATATTATGATACCATACGCGAATATTCCAGCATCCAGCTCGGATTTCACGGGCACAACAATCTCGGACTCGCCGTTGCAAACAGCGTGTACTGTGCAAAGCTCGGATTCGATTTCATCGACTGCTCGCTGCAGGGGCTTGGACGAAGTTCCGGCAACGCCTGCACGGAAATGTTTCTCGCGATCCTTGAGAAAAACGGATACCGGACCGATGTGGATCTCGTGGAATTATTTTCGGCGGGATACGATCTTCTCCGGCCGATCACGAATAAAGACCTCACCGATCCGCTTGATTACGTCTGCGGATATGCCGGGTTCCACACCAGTTATCTCAATCAGATCAACACCTGCGCAGAAGAGTTCGATGTGAATCCGTTCCGTCTGATCATCGAGTACTCGAAGTACGATCAGGCCAATATGGATTACGATAAACTCTGCAGCATGGCGATGACGATGCAGAAAAACTCCCGTCTGCGGCAGCTCGACCACCCGATCTGTCCAAACTGTGCAAGCTGA
- the hxlB gene encoding 6-phospho-3-hexuloisomerase → MNYGVSVQNMMSLMASRIDAIAQKIPTDQVDAFLDAILAADRIYVMGAGRSGLVAKSFAMRLMHTGFTAYVVGETITPAIGDTDLIIAFSGSGNTKTIGDIAETAKGLGAKVALVSSNPKSRIGNIADFIIEIETQRDPVTCDAHEYEIRQMLGEHRSFAPLGTIFETSSLMFGDAVISTLMDMKKIEEADLKRRHTNIE, encoded by the coding sequence ATGAATTACGGAGTGTCCGTTCAAAACATGATGAGCCTTATGGCATCACGCATCGATGCCATCGCTCAAAAGATCCCAACAGACCAGGTGGATGCATTTCTTGACGCGATCCTCGCTGCAGACCGCATCTATGTGATGGGGGCCGGGAGATCAGGACTGGTTGCCAAATCCTTTGCGATGCGTCTGATGCACACCGGATTTACCGCCTACGTCGTCGGCGAGACCATCACCCCGGCAATCGGCGATACCGATCTCATCATTGCCTTCTCCGGATCGGGGAACACGAAAACCATCGGTGATATCGCAGAAACCGCAAAAGGTCTCGGCGCAAAAGTTGCCCTTGTTTCCTCCAATCCGAAGTCGCGTATCGGCAATATTGCGGATTTTATCATCGAAATCGAGACCCAGCGCGACCCGGTCACCTGCGATGCCCACGAATACGAGATCCGTCAGATGCTGGGCGAACACCGCTCGTTTGCTCCGCTTGGCACCATCTTTGAAACATCCTCTCTGATGTTCGGCGATGCGGTCATCTCGACTCTGATGGACATGAAAAAGATCGAAGAGGCCGATCTGAAACGCCGCCACACCAACATCGAATAA
- a CDS encoding ammonium transporter yields the protein MIDTGSVAWVLASTALVLLMTPALGLFYGGMVRKKNFISVLMLVFASLMIVILQWFLLGYSLVFGTDMLVIGGLNHLGLNGVEFGTTLGLQIPDLLFAAFQMTFAGLTLAIIVSGVAERVKFGAFLLFGVLWTTFVYDPIAHWLWGGGWLQQLGALDFAGGTVVHISAGFGALALAIYIGKRSGFGSYNFHPQNIPLTFFAGGVLLFGWMGFNGGSALAANELAIHAIMVTLISAAAGTISWMIANWRHGKPSSLGFISGTIAGLGAITPAAGFVNMWAALLIGTVAGILCYYALIWRVKKGFDESLDAWSIHGVGGFWGTIACGIFATAAVGGVSGLIEGNAYLLGIQILDACVTAVFAFGVTYLLAWVVDKTVGLRVSEDEEYIGLDLTLHGEMVR from the coding sequence ATGATTGACACCGGATCCGTTGCCTGGGTGCTTGCTTCAACCGCCCTTGTACTTTTAATGACGCCAGCCCTAGGTCTTTTCTACGGCGGCATGGTTCGCAAAAAGAACTTCATTTCCGTTCTGATGCTCGTATTCGCATCTCTTATGATCGTGATTCTCCAGTGGTTCCTGCTCGGCTACTCGCTTGTGTTTGGAACCGACATGCTGGTGATCGGCGGTCTCAACCATCTCGGTTTAAACGGCGTGGAGTTTGGAACAACCCTTGGCCTGCAGATCCCCGATCTGCTGTTTGCCGCATTCCAGATGACGTTTGCAGGCCTTACGCTTGCAATCATCGTCTCGGGCGTTGCCGAACGCGTGAAGTTTGGAGCATTCCTTCTTTTCGGTGTTCTCTGGACAACGTTTGTGTATGACCCGATCGCCCACTGGTTATGGGGCGGAGGCTGGCTTCAGCAGCTCGGCGCTCTGGATTTCGCCGGAGGAACGGTCGTGCATATCAGTGCAGGATTCGGCGCCCTTGCTCTCGCGATTTATATCGGGAAACGGTCAGGGTTCGGATCATACAACTTCCACCCGCAGAACATTCCTCTCACCTTCTTCGCCGGCGGCGTTCTTCTTTTCGGGTGGATGGGATTCAACGGAGGAAGCGCTCTTGCCGCCAACGAACTCGCCATTCACGCGATCATGGTAACGCTGATTTCCGCAGCTGCCGGAACGATCTCCTGGATGATCGCAAACTGGCGACATGGTAAACCAAGCTCGCTTGGATTTATCTCGGGAACGATCGCCGGTCTCGGGGCGATCACACCCGCCGCCGGATTCGTCAACATGTGGGCAGCCCTATTAATTGGAACGGTCGCCGGAATCCTTTGTTACTACGCCCTTATCTGGAGAGTCAAGAAAGGATTCGACGAGAGTCTCGATGCCTGGTCTATCCACGGTGTCGGCGGATTCTGGGGGACCATCGCCTGCGGTATTTTCGCGACAGCCGCTGTCGGCGGAGTTTCCGGCCTCATTGAAGGAAACGCCTATCTCTTAGGGATCCAGATCCTCGATGCCTGCGTGACCGCAGTGTTTGCCTTCGGCGTAACGTATCTCCTTGCCTGGGTCGTGGACAAGACGGTCGGTCTAAGAGTCTCCGAAGACGAGGAGTATATCGGTCTTGACCTCACGCTGCACGGTGAGATGGTCAGATAA